The window CGGCACAGGTTTTTGATGGTCTGCGGATGAAGATGGGCCTCCGCCGCCAAATGCGCATACGGTAATCCGATACGCTTCGCCCGATCGAGCAGCTCTTTGGCACTGGACATGTGATAATTAACCTGTGAATGTGAAAACTATCACACGTCCATCTGATTTGCGGCGTCCTTGCAAGTGGAAAATTCTCACATCGCCTTAGCCCGTCCACAGGTTCACGCTCCGGCGCGATTTATTGCACCGCGAGCAGTGAGCCTCATGGGACGTCGACCTAAGAGCCTTGTGGTTGATGCGCTGCGAAACGCGCAGCTCAACTGGCTGGACAAACTCGAGCAAGCGACCGGCGAGACGGCGACCGCTATAGCGCGGCGAGCCGAGCTCGACCCGTCAACGCTGACCCGCTTCAAGAAGGCGGGAAAGGGTACCCTCTCCACCATGACCATCAGCCAGATCGCGGCTGCATGGGAGGTCGAGGCTGGCGCCGAAGTCCGCGGCGGCGTCGAGCCACCCGGGCTCAGTGAGGAAGCGGAGCCCTATAACGCCCCAGAAACGGGCTCTGACATCGATACGGCGATCCGGGCGCTGACGGCCGGCCGAAACAACTGCGACCCCTGGCGGCTTCGCTCGCACTCCCTGGAGGCCATTGGCTATCTGCCGGGCGATATCGTTCTCGTGGATCTGTCGGCCACCCCGCGAGACGGCGATGCCGTGCTCGCGACGGTCGTGGATTTCGAGCTGATGAAATCGGTCACGGTCTGGCGCCGCTATCGCCAGAGCGGCGACCTCGGCGTGCTTGTGTCGGCCTCGTATGACCATGATACCGGGGAACCTTTGCTCGTGAACGGAAAGAGCGTTCAGATCCGCGGCGTGCTGTTGCCGCACCGCCTCCGTCCTGTGAATAAAGCGGCCTAAACCCCGTTTCATGTGAAACAGAATATGCGTTGAAATGTGATAACTTGCACATTTTTATGCGATAGTTATCATACGCCCCACTGATTTGCAGGAGGGGCTATGTCCACCCAGTCTCACACCATCACTAAAACGATTGTCAGCGGCAACGGGCGCTCCGTTCTGCGTGCCCGCTGCTCATGTGGCGGCTTCACGGTCGACGCACCGCGCCTCAGCACAGCGGGCAGGCGCGGCCAGGACCAAAAGATCGCGGCGCACCTGGCCGAACAGGCCCAGC is drawn from Afipia felis ATCC 53690 and contains these coding sequences:
- a CDS encoding LexA family protein, giving the protein MGRRPKSLVVDALRNAQLNWLDKLEQATGETATAIARRAELDPSTLTRFKKAGKGTLSTMTISQIAAAWEVEAGAEVRGGVEPPGLSEEAEPYNAPETGSDIDTAIRALTAGRNNCDPWRLRSHSLEAIGYLPGDIVLVDLSATPRDGDAVLATVVDFELMKSVTVWRRYRQSGDLGVLVSASYDHDTGEPLLVNGKSVQIRGVLLPHRLRPVNKAA